One Bacillus sp. 1780r2a1 DNA segment encodes these proteins:
- a CDS encoding DNA internalization-related competence protein ComEC/Rec2 produces MKGFYLYAAVSAMLTMFLAYHFLWITLIVVLSYAVFLYLRCPRYVFILCVLIGSFFFGLFHLFLFHHQTSISSNQTIFTGQISSIPNIDGSQVRFFFSTQGEEVSVVYYMKSESEVKQVQSLMIYDRCMLKGKLSSFEERRNPNAFNYKGYMDTKHVHWKLKASTFTPSLCHPSKQLSFPQRLSIYRQHGIDYLQKNVPQPASSFMQALIYGERSQIDSDLLQLYQSFGLIHLLAISGLHVGLMTFMFFYVLIRMGMTRQLATNILLVTLPLYAIIAGGAPSVIRAVLMSMLALASTKYQKKISLTDSIALAFLLMIAVNPFYILQVGFQLSFVVTLFIVLSAQVILKRITSTMGQLLLVSFIAQLGSLPLLLFYFYEVSLLSLPLNMIYVPLFSTVILPLCLFIFTTSFFFLPIAGIGQWILNNVLLLSEWFLQLIHNVSPVFVVTTGKLSLWVVGLLYIAIYSVLWSIEKKKYTSFFSIVTVLILVVQCLFPYVNPYGKVTMIDVGQGDSLLIELPYRRGVYLIDTGGSVLFSSEGWQVRRDLFDVGKDIVMPVLKSKGIRKVNKLLITHGDYDHGGSASTLLDQVKIEQVVLGKKKQLTDLEVNIIEQARKANSQISYVKKGDYWKQGDTSFYILSPTGTETTSNNSSIVLFTELGGISWLFTGDLEEAGEAEILRTIPSIQADVLKVAHHGSKSSTSPAFLRALNPQIALISAGQKNRYGHPHNEVVERLQEANVFIYRTDENGAITYTFRKNKGTFYTELP; encoded by the coding sequence TTGAAAGGCTTTTATTTATATGCAGCAGTTAGCGCCATGTTAACCATGTTTTTAGCCTACCACTTCTTATGGATTACACTCATAGTTGTACTAAGCTACGCAGTTTTTTTATACCTTAGATGTCCACGCTATGTTTTCATCCTTTGCGTTCTTATTGGCAGCTTTTTCTTTGGGTTATTTCATCTTTTTTTATTTCATCATCAAACATCGATTTCTTCGAATCAAACAATATTTACCGGACAAATCTCTTCCATTCCTAATATAGATGGAAGCCAAGTACGCTTTTTCTTTAGCACGCAAGGTGAAGAAGTATCTGTTGTATACTATATGAAAAGTGAAAGTGAAGTTAAGCAGGTTCAAAGCTTAATGATTTATGACCGCTGTATGTTAAAAGGAAAACTTTCATCTTTTGAAGAAAGGCGAAATCCAAACGCATTTAACTATAAAGGGTACATGGATACTAAGCATGTTCATTGGAAGCTTAAAGCATCTACGTTTACACCCTCTTTATGCCACCCTTCTAAACAATTGTCTTTTCCTCAGCGGCTTTCTATTTATCGACAACATGGAATTGATTATCTTCAAAAGAATGTTCCTCAACCAGCGTCGTCTTTTATGCAAGCGCTCATTTATGGAGAGAGGAGTCAAATCGATTCTGATTTACTTCAGCTTTACCAAAGCTTTGGGCTCATTCATTTGCTAGCTATTTCAGGTCTTCACGTTGGCCTAATGACGTTTATGTTCTTTTATGTGCTAATTCGAATGGGAATGACGCGCCAGTTAGCCACGAATATTTTATTAGTGACTCTTCCTTTGTACGCCATTATCGCTGGTGGGGCACCTTCAGTTATTCGTGCCGTGTTAATGAGTATGTTAGCTTTAGCAAGTACAAAGTATCAAAAGAAAATTAGTCTAACAGATAGCATAGCGCTGGCATTTTTGTTAATGATAGCTGTTAACCCATTTTACATTTTACAAGTAGGATTTCAATTATCTTTTGTCGTCACCCTCTTTATTGTGCTTAGTGCACAGGTGATTTTAAAAAGAATTACGTCCACTATGGGTCAGTTACTGCTGGTATCATTTATTGCACAGCTCGGATCACTACCTCTATTATTGTTTTACTTCTATGAAGTTTCGCTACTAAGCCTTCCTCTTAATATGATTTATGTTCCCCTTTTTTCAACAGTCATTCTCCCTCTTTGTTTGTTCATATTTACTACGTCATTTTTCTTTTTACCCATTGCAGGTATCGGTCAATGGATACTAAATAATGTATTATTACTAAGCGAATGGTTCCTGCAACTAATACACAATGTATCTCCTGTATTCGTAGTAACAACCGGTAAGCTTTCTTTATGGGTTGTAGGACTTCTGTACATAGCCATTTACAGTGTTTTATGGTCCATTGAGAAGAAGAAATATACGTCTTTTTTTAGCATAGTTACGGTCTTAATACTTGTGGTTCAGTGTCTCTTTCCGTATGTAAATCCATATGGGAAAGTGACGATGATTGACGTGGGCCAAGGAGACAGCTTGTTAATTGAACTTCCATATAGGAGAGGAGTCTATTTGATTGATACAGGAGGAAGCGTTCTGTTTTCGAGTGAAGGCTGGCAAGTACGCCGTGATTTGTTTGACGTGGGAAAGGATATTGTTATGCCAGTTTTAAAATCAAAGGGAATTCGAAAGGTAAATAAGTTATTGATTACACACGGGGACTATGACCATGGCGGAAGTGCCAGTACGTTACTGGATCAAGTCAAAATTGAACAGGTAGTACTGGGGAAAAAGAAGCAGCTTACAGATTTAGAAGTAAATATTATCGAACAAGCAAGAAAAGCAAATAGCCAGATTTCCTACGTTAAAAAAGGAGACTATTGGAAACAAGGAGATACTTCCTTTTACATTCTTTCACCAACAGGTACAGAAACAACGAGCAATAATTCATCTATTGTTTTATTTACAGAGCTTGGAGGAATTAGTTGGCTTTTTACAGGTGATTTGGAAGAAGCGGGAGAAGCTGAGATTCTTCGTACTATTCCTTCGATACAAGCTGATGTTTTAAAGGTTGCACATCATGGAAGCAAATCGTCTACATCACCTGCATTTCTTCGTGCACTCAATCCTCAAATTGCTCTCATATCCGCAGGCCAAAAAAATCGCTATGGTCACCCGCATAACGAAGTGGTTGAAAGGCTACAAGAAGCTAACGTTTTCATCTATCGAACAGATGAAAACGGTGCAATTACGTATACATTTCGAAAAAACAAAGGAACCTTTTACACAGAACTTCCATAG
- a CDS encoding ComE operon protein 2, translating into MSRISWDQYFMAQSHLLALRSTCERLAVGATIVRDKRIIAGGYNGSISGGVHCADEGCYVIDNHCVRTIHAEVNALLQCAKFGVKTEDAEVYVTHFPCLNCCKALIQAGIKTVYYANDYKNHPYAVELFKQSGVRFEKVELNEAVIDLNSQEKLSFVNSILEKLHHSNLSKEEIARLEDQAFSLFQHS; encoded by the coding sequence ATGTCAAGAATTTCATGGGATCAGTATTTTATGGCACAAAGCCATTTATTAGCATTACGCAGCACGTGTGAGCGCTTAGCTGTAGGTGCTACCATTGTGAGAGATAAACGCATTATCGCAGGAGGGTACAACGGGTCAATAAGCGGAGGGGTCCACTGTGCAGACGAGGGCTGTTATGTTATTGATAACCATTGTGTTAGAACCATTCATGCAGAGGTAAATGCCCTGTTACAGTGTGCTAAGTTCGGTGTTAAAACAGAAGATGCAGAAGTTTATGTAACGCACTTCCCTTGCTTAAATTGTTGCAAAGCACTTATTCAAGCCGGGATTAAGACAGTTTATTATGCTAACGACTACAAAAATCATCCATACGCTGTTGAATTATTTAAGCAATCAGGGGTAAGGTTTGAAAAAGTAGAGCTAAACGAAGCCGTCATTGATTTAAATAGTCAAGAAAAGTTGAGCTTTGTAAATAGTATTTTAGAGAAACTTCACCATAGCAATCTTTCCAAAGAAGAAATTGCTCGTTTAGAAGATCAAGCTTTTTCCCTGTTTCAGCATTCATAA
- a CDS encoding helix-hairpin-helix domain-containing protein, translating into MTLPKKHWIILGFISIVVCGFLIYTNVLFPQVETSAQVEEDFPFTEKQEDSSLTLDVPQKDSTSTQIVVDVKGAVQKPGIYKLEEGLRVQDAIERASGVTKEADMNHVNLAIKVADEMVIYIPAIGEEPVVPMSTGGSMDQNKSAVNLNTATLEELQTLNGIGPSKAQAILTYREENGPFKTLEDILQVAGIGEKSLEKIKTEISIN; encoded by the coding sequence ATGACTTTACCAAAAAAGCATTGGATTATTTTAGGTTTCATTTCGATAGTTGTATGTGGATTTTTAATTTACACAAATGTTTTATTTCCCCAGGTAGAAACGAGTGCTCAAGTTGAAGAAGACTTCCCATTTACTGAAAAACAAGAGGATAGCTCTTTAACACTGGATGTGCCTCAAAAAGACTCGACCAGTACTCAAATCGTTGTTGATGTGAAAGGGGCAGTTCAAAAACCAGGCATTTACAAGCTTGAGGAGGGCCTTAGAGTTCAGGATGCCATTGAGAGAGCGAGTGGAGTTACGAAAGAAGCAGATATGAACCATGTGAATTTAGCAATAAAAGTAGCTGATGAAATGGTCATCTACATTCCAGCTATCGGTGAAGAGCCTGTAGTTCCCATGTCAACTGGGGGAAGTATGGACCAGAATAAGAGTGCAGTCAATTTGAACACAGCAACTTTGGAAGAATTACAAACCTTAAATGGAATTGGGCCGTCAAAGGCGCAAGCCATTCTCACATATCGCGAAGAGAATGGACCATTTAAAACACTTGAAGATATTTTACAAGTTGCAGGAATTGGGGAAAAGTCACTGGAAAAAATCAAAACAGAGATATCAATAAATTAG
- the comER gene encoding late competence protein ComER: protein MNIGFIGTGNMGRILIDAFIESKAVHPSQLIITNRTKNKAKTIQKQHREIQLGDCAEEVVRSSQLIFVCVKPLDIHPLLIKIKPLLTQEHCIVSITSPISVEQLESIVPTQVARIIPSITNRALSGVSLMTYGNHCSAFYQNYLTNLFSSMSKTVSIPQNITRVSSDIVSCGPAFFSFLLQRFIDAAVQETEISKEEATIMASDMIIGMGKLLEKEIFTLPTLQEKVCVKGGVTGEGIKVLEAELGDMFVHLFQKTHEKFDEDIELVEKQFNFT, encoded by the coding sequence GTGAATATAGGATTTATTGGAACAGGTAATATGGGGAGAATATTAATTGATGCGTTTATTGAATCAAAAGCCGTACATCCTTCACAACTAATTATTACAAACCGAACAAAAAACAAAGCAAAAACGATTCAAAAGCAGCACCGAGAAATTCAGCTGGGAGATTGTGCGGAAGAAGTTGTCCGTTCTTCACAACTTATTTTTGTATGTGTAAAACCATTGGATATTCACCCCCTTTTAATAAAAATCAAACCGCTGTTAACACAAGAACATTGCATTGTATCGATTACAAGTCCCATAAGTGTGGAACAGCTAGAAAGCATTGTGCCTACCCAAGTAGCGAGAATCATTCCAAGTATTACGAACCGTGCATTATCAGGCGTATCACTTATGACATATGGAAATCATTGTTCAGCTTTTTATCAAAACTATTTAACGAATTTATTTAGCAGCATGTCCAAAACTGTATCAATTCCACAAAACATTACAAGAGTATCATCAGATATTGTTAGCTGTGGACCCGCTTTCTTTAGCTTCTTGCTGCAAAGATTTATTGATGCTGCTGTTCAAGAAACAGAGATTTCAAAAGAAGAAGCAACCATTATGGCTAGTGATATGATTATTGGAATGGGAAAACTACTTGAAAAAGAAATTTTTACGCTTCCTACTCTACAAGAGAAAGTATGCGTAAAAGGCGGTGTTACAGGAGAAGGAATTAAAGTATTAGAAGCAGAGCTTGGAGATATGTTTGTGCATTTGTTTCAAAAAACACACGAAAAATTTGATGAGGATATCGAGCTCGTTGAAAAGCAGTTTAATTTTACGTAA
- a CDS encoding class I SAM-dependent methyltransferase: MSSYKQFAYVYDHLMTDIPYDQWIQLVSRKVGTGKKLSILDVGCGTGEMSIRLAKQGYEVTGIDLSDDMLVIAQEKAQREGIMLKLYEQDMSELELMQQFDCVVIFCDSLNYLQTDEQVKETFTRVYEHLAPGGFLLFDVHSTHKLKNVFGDNSFSYVDDDVSYIWNCEYNEMNQSVQHDMTFFVYDEEIEAYDRFDEVHIQRTLSESTYKEWLIQAGFSAVEVSADFKDELPNQNSERIFFSAKK, translated from the coding sequence ATGAGCAGCTATAAGCAATTTGCTTACGTCTATGATCATCTCATGACGGACATTCCATATGATCAATGGATTCAGCTTGTGTCTCGTAAGGTGGGAACAGGCAAAAAGCTGTCAATTCTTGATGTGGGATGCGGCACCGGTGAAATGTCAATTCGTCTAGCTAAGCAAGGTTATGAAGTCACTGGAATTGATTTATCGGATGATATGTTGGTGATTGCGCAAGAGAAAGCGCAACGTGAAGGCATTATGTTAAAGTTATACGAACAAGACATGTCAGAACTTGAATTGATGCAGCAGTTTGATTGTGTCGTTATCTTTTGCGATTCACTCAATTATCTCCAAACTGATGAACAAGTTAAAGAAACGTTTACGCGTGTCTATGAACATTTAGCTCCAGGTGGCTTTTTGTTATTTGACGTTCATTCAACTCACAAACTGAAAAATGTTTTTGGAGACAATTCATTTTCATATGTAGATGATGATGTATCGTATATTTGGAACTGTGAGTACAATGAGATGAATCAAAGCGTTCAGCATGATATGACGTTCTTTGTATATGATGAAGAAATTGAAGCGTACGATCGATTTGATGAAGTTCATATTCAGCGAACGCTATCAGAGTCTACGTATAAAGAGTGGTTAATACAAGCTGGATTTTCAGCTGTTGAAGTAAGCGCTGATTTTAAAGACGAGCTTCCCAACCAAAACAGCGAAAGAATATTCTTCTCCGCAAAAAAATAA
- the rsfS gene encoding ribosome silencing factor, which produces MNERDLLSLVVKAADDKKAVDLVALNMQGISLVADYFVICHGNSDKQVQAIAREVKEQAHEHEITVKRMEGYDEARWVLVDLGDVVVHIFHKDDRGYYNLERLWGDAPSVDLQEELQS; this is translated from the coding sequence ATGAACGAACGCGATTTATTATCACTTGTGGTAAAAGCAGCAGACGATAAAAAAGCAGTAGATTTAGTTGCATTAAATATGCAAGGAATTTCACTCGTAGCAGATTACTTTGTCATTTGTCACGGTAACTCTGATAAGCAAGTTCAGGCTATTGCAAGAGAAGTAAAAGAGCAAGCGCATGAACACGAAATTACGGTAAAGCGTATGGAAGGATACGATGAAGCGCGTTGGGTACTTGTGGATTTAGGTGATGTTGTTGTCCATATCTTCCACAAAGATGATCGTGGTTACTATAATTTAGAGCGTTTGTGGGGAGACGCTCCTTCTGTTGACTTACAAGAAGAATTGCAATCATGA
- the yqeK gene encoding bis(5'-nucleosyl)-tetraphosphatase (symmetrical) YqeK → MNQSEALAVVKEQLTERRYIHTLGVMETAKKLAERYDVNIKKAELAAIFHDYAKFRPKEEMKAIIINESMSVHLLEANTELWHAPVGAFLVEKEVGIADEEILDAIRYHTSGRPGMSPLEKIIYVADYIEPGRKFPGVEEVRELAEQNLDKALLQALKNTISFLISKNQSVFPDTLYTYNELVLGGKNK, encoded by the coding sequence ATGAATCAGAGTGAAGCGTTAGCTGTTGTAAAAGAGCAGTTAACGGAACGAAGATATATTCATACGTTAGGAGTCATGGAAACGGCTAAAAAATTGGCCGAGCGATATGATGTAAACATAAAAAAAGCTGAATTAGCTGCAATCTTTCATGATTACGCAAAGTTTCGACCAAAAGAAGAAATGAAAGCGATTATCATAAATGAAAGCATGTCTGTTCATCTTCTTGAGGCAAATACAGAACTTTGGCACGCTCCAGTTGGTGCATTTTTAGTTGAAAAAGAAGTGGGGATAGCAGACGAGGAAATACTAGATGCTATTCGTTATCACACATCTGGGAGACCAGGAATGTCGCCTTTAGAAAAAATAATTTATGTGGCTGATTATATTGAGCCAGGTCGTAAGTTTCCTGGGGTTGAAGAGGTAAGAGAACTTGCAGAGCAAAATTTAGATAAAGCGTTACTTCAAGCATTAAAAAATACGATTAGCTTTTTAATTAGCAAAAATCAAAGCGTTTTCCCAGATACGCTGTATACTTATAATGAATTAGTTTTAGGAGGAAAAAATAAATGA
- a CDS encoding nicotinate-nucleotide adenylyltransferase, with protein MKRIGIFGGTFNPPHIGHLIMANEVLFSLKLDEIWFMPSHIPPHKNLKQEIDPNHRLNMLNLATNGYSKFRVQSIEFERNDISYTFDTMCILKETYPDNQFYFIIGADMVEYLPKWYNIEELQKLVTFVGVKRPGYKMQSPYSILEVEAPQMDVSSSFIRERLKMQGPIDFYVPLSVKHYIEENQLYESE; from the coding sequence TTGAAACGTATTGGTATTTTTGGTGGAACGTTTAACCCTCCCCATATCGGACATTTAATTATGGCAAATGAAGTATTGTTTTCGTTAAAGTTAGATGAAATTTGGTTTATGCCTTCGCATATTCCACCTCATAAAAACTTGAAACAAGAAATTGACCCTAATCATCGTTTAAATATGCTTAATTTGGCAACTAACGGTTATTCTAAATTCCGTGTTCAATCGATTGAATTCGAACGTAACGATATATCATATACATTTGATACGATGTGTATCTTAAAAGAAACGTATCCAGACAATCAGTTTTATTTTATCATCGGAGCGGACATGGTAGAATATTTACCGAAATGGTACAACATTGAGGAACTGCAAAAGCTTGTAACATTCGTGGGAGTAAAAAGACCTGGGTACAAAATGCAGTCTCCTTATTCAATATTAGAAGTAGAAGCACCTCAAATGGATGTTTCTTCATCATTCATACGAGAACGTCTTAAAATGCAAGGCCCTATTGATTTTTACGTGCCTTTATCAGTAAAACACTATATTGAGGAGAATCAGCTATATGAATCAGAGTGA
- the yhbY gene encoding ribosome assembly RNA-binding protein YhbY: MLKGKQKRFLRSKAHHLSPIFQVGKGGVNENMVQQISDALEARELLKVSILQNCEEDRNTVAEQLAKGTRAQVVQVIGNTIILYKESRENKQIVLPR, translated from the coding sequence ATGTTAAAAGGAAAACAAAAGCGATTTTTACGTTCAAAAGCACATCACTTATCACCAATCTTCCAAGTGGGTAAAGGTGGAGTGAATGAAAATATGGTTCAACAAATTTCAGATGCACTTGAAGCGAGAGAGCTATTAAAAGTTAGCATTTTACAAAACTGTGAGGAAGACCGTAACACAGTAGCAGAGCAGTTAGCTAAAGGTACTAGAGCTCAAGTTGTTCAAGTCATCGGCAATACGATTATTCTTTATAAAGAGTCACGTGAAAACAAACAAATCGTATTACCTCGATAA
- the aroE gene encoding shikimate dehydrogenase — MKQLYGLIGYPIGHSLSPLMHNDAFENLGIDAHYEAIQIEPDSFKVEVEKLKKQQIKGFNVTIPYKVDIMDLLDEVDPLARAIGAVNTVVNQNGRYVGYNTDGDGYVASLLQHVGHTLKGKAVAIIGAGGAAKAIFYTLASHKDSPSSFYICNRTVEKAQRLIDQLPFEANASAITLDEAEKEVGTFDVVINTTSVGMHPHVEDVPIDIQHIRPETIVSDIIYNPLETKLLKEAKQKQAYCHNGVGMFVLQGALAFEKWTGIVPDQKKMEQIVLKKLTEK; from the coding sequence TTGAAGCAGTTATATGGACTAATAGGTTATCCAATAGGGCATTCACTTTCACCGCTTATGCATAACGATGCGTTTGAAAATTTAGGAATAGACGCTCATTATGAAGCGATTCAAATTGAGCCTGACTCCTTTAAGGTTGAAGTTGAGAAGCTAAAAAAGCAGCAGATTAAAGGGTTTAACGTGACGATTCCGTATAAAGTTGATATCATGGACCTTTTAGATGAGGTCGACCCTTTAGCTAGAGCGATTGGAGCTGTTAATACAGTTGTAAATCAAAATGGCCGCTACGTTGGATATAATACAGACGGGGATGGCTATGTGGCATCTCTACTACAGCATGTAGGCCACACTTTAAAAGGTAAAGCTGTTGCTATTATTGGTGCAGGAGGAGCGGCTAAGGCAATTTTTTACACGCTAGCATCTCACAAAGATAGCCCTTCTTCTTTTTATATATGTAACCGAACGGTTGAAAAAGCACAGAGGTTAATTGATCAATTGCCATTTGAAGCTAATGCATCAGCTATCACGTTAGACGAAGCAGAAAAAGAAGTAGGTACGTTTGATGTCGTTATTAATACAACATCTGTGGGGATGCATCCTCATGTGGAGGATGTACCAATTGACATTCAACATATTCGCCCAGAAACAATTGTTAGTGATATTATTTACAATCCGTTAGAAACTAAATTATTAAAAGAAGCGAAACAAAAGCAAGCATATTGTCATAATGGTGTAGGTATGTTTGTATTACAAGGAGCGCTTGCTTTTGAAAAGTGGACAGGTATCGTTCCTGATCAAAAAAAGATGGAACAAATTGTATTGAAGAAACTTACTGAAAAGTAA
- the yqeH gene encoding ribosome biogenesis GTPase YqeH produces MSEEKLQCMGCGVEIQTERPNDIGYAPKSALEKEFVICQRCFRLKHYNEIQDVALTDDDFLKILNGIGQTDGLVVKVVDIFDFNGSWLPGLHRFVGENNVILVGNKADLLPKSVKKNKLIHWMKKSAKDLGLKPVDVFLMSAHKGQGIKEVAEAIEHYRFGKDVYVVGCTNVGKSTFINAIIKEFTGEKDVITTSQYPGTTLDMIDVPLDNGASLYDTPGIINHHQMAHYVDKRDLKLISPKKEIKPKIYQLNEGQTLFFGGLARLDYVSGGRKSLTCYVSNELLIHRTKLEKADELYKNQLGELLQPPRPEQLSEFPELVAHEFTIKHDKTDIVFSGLGWVTVNEPGTKVVAYAPKGVGVFVRESLI; encoded by the coding sequence GTGAGTGAAGAAAAGCTACAATGTATGGGTTGTGGGGTAGAAATTCAAACAGAACGCCCAAACGATATTGGTTATGCCCCTAAGTCTGCACTTGAAAAGGAATTTGTTATCTGTCAAAGATGTTTTCGTTTAAAGCACTATAATGAAATTCAAGACGTAGCCTTAACAGATGACGACTTTTTAAAAATCTTAAATGGAATTGGCCAAACGGATGGCTTAGTCGTGAAGGTAGTAGATATCTTCGATTTTAACGGTAGTTGGCTACCAGGCCTACATCGTTTTGTAGGCGAAAATAACGTTATTCTTGTTGGGAATAAAGCAGATTTACTTCCTAAATCTGTGAAGAAAAATAAATTGATTCACTGGATGAAGAAATCTGCAAAAGACCTTGGGTTAAAGCCCGTAGATGTCTTTTTAATGAGTGCGCATAAAGGACAAGGCATTAAGGAAGTTGCTGAAGCAATTGAACACTACCGATTTGGAAAAGATGTTTATGTTGTTGGCTGTACAAACGTTGGTAAATCAACGTTTATTAATGCAATTATTAAAGAGTTTACAGGTGAAAAAGATGTTATCACAACATCTCAATATCCTGGCACCACTCTTGACATGATTGATGTACCGCTTGATAATGGCGCATCGTTATATGATACACCTGGTATTATCAATCATCACCAAATGGCCCATTATGTAGATAAACGCGATTTGAAGCTTATCTCTCCAAAGAAAGAGATTAAGCCGAAAATTTATCAGCTAAATGAAGGGCAGACGCTGTTCTTTGGAGGATTAGCGCGATTAGATTATGTAAGCGGCGGTCGTAAATCACTAACGTGCTATGTGTCAAATGAACTTCTTATTCATCGTACAAAGCTCGAAAAAGCAGATGAGCTGTATAAAAACCAATTAGGAGAGTTGCTTCAACCTCCAAGACCTGAACAGCTAAGCGAGTTTCCAGAGCTTGTTGCCCATGAATTTACAATCAAGCATGATAAGACGGACATTGTATTCTCTGGACTTGGCTGGGTGACGGTAAACGAACCTGGTACAAAAGTAGTTGCATATGCACCAAAAGGTGTTGGGGTATTTGTACGTGAATCATTAATTTAA
- a CDS encoding YqeG family HAD IIIA-type phosphatase, which produces MLKLFLPNQHVKSVLQIKPEDLIERGVKGIITDLDNTLVEWDRPDATPELIEWFKLMQEHGIKITIVSNNVEKRVKLFSDPVGLPFVHQARKPMRKAFRRALRDMELQKDEVVVIGDQLLTDVLGGNRLGVYTILVVPVAQTDGFITKFNRKMERRILAWMKRKGMINWEE; this is translated from the coding sequence GTGTTAAAACTTTTTTTACCAAACCAACATGTGAAAAGTGTATTGCAAATTAAACCTGAGGATTTAATTGAGCGAGGAGTAAAAGGCATTATCACAGATTTAGATAATACGTTAGTGGAGTGGGATCGACCTGACGCAACGCCTGAGCTTATCGAGTGGTTTAAGTTAATGCAAGAACACGGTATTAAGATTACTATTGTATCGAATAATGTGGAAAAGAGAGTTAAGCTCTTTTCAGATCCTGTAGGGTTACCATTTGTTCATCAAGCAAGAAAGCCGATGAGAAAAGCATTTAGACGAGCACTGCGTGATATGGAGCTACAAAAAGATGAAGTAGTTGTCATTGGAGACCAGCTCTTAACAGATGTACTAGGCGGAAATCGCTTAGGTGTGTATACCATTTTAGTTGTGCCCGTTGCGCAGACGGATGGATTTATTACAAAATTCAATCGTAAAATGGAGCGACGTATTTTAGCGTGGATGAAAAGAAAAGGTATGATTAATTGGGAGGAATAA
- a CDS encoding sporulation histidine kinase inhibitor Sda: protein MRKLSDELLIESYYKATQLQLSPEFIQLIEKEIQRRSLKITIQIPS, encoded by the coding sequence ATGCGAAAGTTATCAGATGAACTTCTTATCGAATCATATTATAAAGCTACACAGTTACAATTAAGTCCAGAGTTCATTCAGCTAATTGAAAAAGAAATTCAACGCCGATCATTAAAAATAACCATTCAGATTCCATCTTAA
- the pssA gene encoding CDP-diacylglycerol--serine O-phosphatidyltransferase, translating into MFLLDYLDHTIKKIKSQSANALTLLNLSLGSFSILFILRDELKLSLLLIFLAALADRFDGMVARKLNIESELGKQLDSMCDIISFGIAPALLLYQSILFSYGASGAVFAIVYIACGALRLARFNITENNGYFTGLPITAAGCLLTLSYLSVPYLPSYVFMFLTIILSFLMVSTFKLKKV; encoded by the coding sequence TTGTTTTTATTAGATTATCTTGATCATACAATTAAAAAGATAAAATCCCAATCAGCAAATGCTTTAACATTACTAAATTTAAGTCTTGGTAGCTTTTCCATTTTATTCATTCTACGTGATGAATTAAAGCTTAGCTTACTGCTTATTTTTCTTGCAGCGCTAGCTGATCGCTTTGATGGAATGGTTGCCCGGAAGTTAAATATTGAATCAGAACTTGGGAAACAGCTAGATTCCATGTGCGATATTATATCATTTGGTATTGCTCCGGCTCTACTACTATATCAAAGCATCCTGTTTAGCTACGGAGCTTCTGGAGCCGTATTCGCTATTGTATATATTGCATGTGGTGCTCTAAGATTAGCACGCTTTAATATTACAGAGAACAACGGTTATTTTACAGGATTACCGATTACAGCTGCAGGTTGTTTATTAACCCTAAGCTACTTATCTGTACCTTACTTACCGTCCTATGTTTTTATGTTTTTAACCATTATTTTATCTTTCTTAATGGTTAGCACGTTTAAACTAAAGAAAGTATAA